Proteins encoded together in one Rhodospirillaceae bacterium window:
- a CDS encoding SDR family oxidoreductase: MADFDLTGQVALVTGASGDLGRHFASVLAGAGAAIVLMARRGDVIAAEAERLRGLGYRAASVTGDITQAQGFNAAFAAAEGELGPISLLINNAGISPTTPSLDLADSDWDAVIDTNLKGAWLASREAAQRWVKQKRPGNIINIASILGQRVANQTLPYAVSKAGLIQMTKALSLEWARHNIRVNALSPGYIRTALNEEFFASEAGATLVKRIPQRRLGQPQDLDGPLLLLASPASAYMTGTVLTVDGGHLNSSL; the protein is encoded by the coding sequence ATGGCGGATTTTGATCTCACGGGGCAGGTGGCGCTGGTGACGGGTGCCTCTGGCGATCTCGGGCGCCATTTCGCCTCTGTGCTGGCTGGTGCCGGTGCCGCCATCGTGCTGATGGCCCGACGCGGCGATGTCATTGCCGCCGAAGCCGAGCGCCTGCGCGGGCTGGGCTACCGGGCGGCATCCGTCACGGGCGACATTACCCAGGCGCAGGGCTTCAACGCCGCCTTTGCCGCCGCCGAGGGCGAACTCGGCCCCATCTCGCTGCTCATCAACAATGCCGGCATCTCGCCCACCACGCCCTCGCTCGATCTTGCCGACAGCGATTGGGACGCGGTCATCGATACCAACCTCAAGGGCGCCTGGCTCGCCAGCCGCGAGGCAGCGCAGCGCTGGGTCAAGCAAAAGCGTCCCGGCAACATCATCAACATCGCCTCGATCCTGGGCCAACGTGTCGCCAACCAGACACTGCCCTATGCCGTCTCGAAGGCGGGCCTCATCCAGATGACCAAGGCACTGTCCCTGGAATGGGCGCGGCACAATATCCGCGTGAACGCCTTGTCGCCCGGCTATATCCGCACCGCGCTCAACGAGGAGTTCTTCGCCAGCGAAGCCGGCGCCACCCTGGTCAAGCGCATTCCGCAACGGCGGCTGGGGCAGCCGCAGGATCTCGATGGTCCCTTGCTGCTGCTGGCCTCGCCGGCCTCCGCCTACATGACCGGCACGGTGCTCACGGTCGATGGCGGCCACCTCAATTCAAGTCTGTAA
- the ppa gene encoding inorganic diphosphatase, which translates to MDINKIKIGENPPYDINAVIEIPLGGTPVKYELDKESGAMFVDRFLYTAMFYPGNYGFIPHTLGGDGDPLDIMVLGPTPVVPGAIVRSRPVGCLMMEDEAGGDEKIIAVPVDKLHPFYSNVSSYRDLPEVLRDQVQHFFSHYKDLEKGKWVKFSRWAETEEAVNIIRKAIEDGKKPSHK; encoded by the coding sequence ATCAACAAGATCAAGATCGGCGAGAACCCGCCCTACGACATTAACGCCGTCATCGAGATTCCCCTCGGTGGCACCCCGGTGAAATACGAGCTCGACAAGGAATCCGGCGCGATGTTCGTCGACCGGTTCCTCTATACGGCGATGTTCTATCCCGGCAATTACGGCTTCATCCCGCACACTTTGGGCGGCGATGGCGATCCGCTCGACATCATGGTCCTGGGGCCGACCCCGGTCGTTCCCGGCGCCATTGTCCGCTCGCGCCCGGTGGGCTGCCTGATGATGGAAGACGAAGCCGGCGGCGACGAAAAGATCATCGCCGTGCCGGTCGACAAGCTGCATCCGTTCTATTCCAACGTCAGCTCGTACCGTGACCTGCCCGAGGTCCTGCGCGACCAGGTCCAGCATTTCTTCAGCCATTACAAGGACCTGGAGAAGGGCAAGTGGGTCAAGTTCTCGCGCTGGGCGGAGACCGAGGAAGCAGTCAACATCATTCGGAAGGCGATCGAAGACGGCAAGAAGCCGAGCCACAAATAA